A genomic window from Candidatus Obscuribacter sp. includes:
- a CDS encoding Spy/CpxP family protein refolding chaperone: protein MKQKNELKITKMATMLILVASIAAPSLLSSRALAQESASTQAPQASVVVDDDPELTKALFKHFQKRFFNRIDATSEQREKINNILESKLKLNKQNRLALKTGIKELGRLACNPKAKTSDIEAKAHELQTLRQQMSESRLKTMLEVRALLSDEQLTKLGQRLEAVLERRQKGFAS from the coding sequence ATGAAACAAAAAAACGAACTCAAGATCACCAAAATGGCTACTATGCTAATTTTAGTAGCCAGTATTGCCGCCCCCTCTCTTTTGAGCAGCCGCGCCCTGGCCCAGGAGAGCGCGAGCACTCAAGCACCTCAGGCTAGCGTAGTTGTAGACGACGACCCGGAGCTAACCAAGGCGCTCTTTAAACACTTCCAAAAGCGTTTTTTTAATCGCATCGATGCCACAAGCGAACAGCGTGAGAAAATAAATAACATCCTGGAGAGTAAACTCAAACTAAACAAACAAAATCGACTAGCGCTCAAAACTGGCATAAAAGAATTAGGTCGCCTGGCCTGTAATCCCAAAGCCAAAACAAGCGACATCGAAGCCAAAGCGCACGAACTGCAAACCCTGCGCCAGCAAATGAGCGAGTCCAGACTGAAGACAATGCTGGAAGTAAGAGCACTACTCAGCGATGAGCAATTGACCAAACTGGGACAACGACTGGAAGCCGTATTAGAGCGCAGACAGAAGGGCTTTGCTAGCTAA
- the aroB gene encoding 3-dehydroquinate synthase, which yields MRHKGRHRGPVITMNWNSSLDVKTRVAVGGGARQKLSSILAQIGAGKRVLIVCQPSTAIHWLRDVLDTLPGEDFQVTTLEVPDGEACKTTEWLLRIWEHLQGRGFDRHDTVVALGGGAVLDLAGFACSTYLRGLNLVLIPTSLLAQVDAAIGGKNAINLPTGKNLAGTFFFPKAVLADQEVLSTLNPKQLTAGLAEIIKYALIEETVAKYTDYERGPRPLIDLIDDLVNAPIEYDGPMLSGLITSCIKMKLYVVQKDPHEAGIRRCLNLGHTLAHALEAQTEYGLSHGEAVAIGLYHATKFSVGQKKIEKDALVRVKEILIRAELPYELPKGSAKDKIVNMMSVDKKRTGENIKLVLPQPKLGFVDYETSYPLSELSKLV from the coding sequence ATGCGTCATAAAGGCCGGCACCGCGGACCAGTAATCACAATGAACTGGAATTCTTCGCTGGACGTCAAAACCAGAGTTGCGGTAGGTGGCGGAGCAAGACAAAAACTTTCTTCTATATTGGCTCAAATCGGTGCTGGCAAAAGAGTGCTGATAGTATGCCAGCCCTCTACAGCGATTCACTGGCTCAGAGACGTGCTCGATACGCTGCCCGGTGAAGATTTCCAGGTGACAACACTGGAAGTCCCCGATGGTGAAGCCTGCAAAACCACTGAATGGCTATTGCGTATCTGGGAGCACTTGCAAGGACGCGGCTTTGACAGACACGACACAGTAGTTGCTCTAGGTGGCGGCGCCGTGCTCGATTTGGCTGGCTTTGCCTGCTCTACTTATTTGAGAGGACTCAATTTAGTTTTAATACCCACCTCACTTTTAGCCCAGGTGGATGCTGCTATCGGGGGCAAAAACGCCATCAATCTGCCCACCGGCAAAAATCTAGCTGGTACTTTTTTCTTTCCCAAGGCAGTACTGGCTGACCAGGAAGTGCTCTCAACACTCAACCCCAAACAATTGACCGCTGGGCTGGCCGAAATCATCAAATATGCTCTGATTGAAGAGACTGTGGCTAAGTACACTGATTATGAGCGCGGACCAAGACCGCTCATTGATTTAATTGATGACCTGGTCAACGCTCCTATCGAGTATGACGGTCCCATGCTCTCTGGGCTCATAACAAGCTGTATCAAAATGAAGCTCTATGTGGTGCAAAAAGACCCACACGAAGCGGGCATCAGACGTTGTCTCAATCTTGGTCATACACTGGCCCACGCACTTGAAGCCCAGACCGAATACGGACTGAGTCACGGAGAAGCAGTGGCCATCGGTCTTTATCACGCCACAAAGTTTAGTGTTGGCCAAAAGAAAATCGAAAAAGACGCTCTGGTACGCGTCAAAGAAATACTAATCAGAGCCGAGCTGCCCTATGAATTACCCAAAGGCAGCGCCAAAGACAAAATAGTCAACATGATGAGCGTGGACAAAAAACGCACCGGCGAAAACATCAAACTTGTCCTGCCCCAGCCCAAATTAGGGTTTGTCGACTATGAGACCAGCTATCCACTGAGCGAGCTATCTAAACTTGTGTAA
- a CDS encoding adenylosuccinate lyase yields MIDRYTRAEMGAIWALENKFQTFLDVELAVMEAQCAMGLVPPQALAEVRAKARFDVKRIDEIEAEVRHDVIAFLTNISENVGESARFVHMGLTSSDVIDTALALQLKKASELLMVDLEKLTEAVLKQARKHKRTIMVGRSHGIHAEPITFGFKLAVWLEELRRHKIRLEQAIEMISVGQMSGPVGTFSNISPEVETRALKILNLTPAPITTQVIQRDRHAQFVTTLALIAASLEKFSIELRHLQRTDVLEAEEPFHAGQKGSSAMPHKRNPVSTENISGLARVIRGNAMAAMENVALWHERDISHSSVERIILPDSTILLDYMLNRFTQVMEGLNAYPDNMRANMDVFGGVIFSQSVLLKLIDKGLTREAAYKLVQENAMKAWNVKGGDFKGNLMADKNVREHLSESEISGCFDPEAYLKNIDQIFDRVGV; encoded by the coding sequence TTGATAGATCGTTACACCCGGGCGGAAATGGGCGCCATTTGGGCGCTTGAAAATAAGTTTCAGACATTTTTAGATGTCGAGCTAGCCGTCATGGAAGCGCAATGCGCCATGGGGCTGGTACCTCCTCAAGCTCTGGCGGAAGTGCGGGCAAAGGCGCGTTTTGACGTCAAGCGCATCGATGAAATCGAAGCTGAGGTCAGGCACGACGTTATCGCTTTTCTCACAAATATTTCAGAAAACGTTGGCGAATCAGCTCGTTTTGTTCATATGGGGCTGACTAGCTCTGATGTCATCGATACAGCTCTCGCTTTGCAGCTCAAGAAAGCCAGCGAGTTATTGATGGTCGATCTTGAGAAATTGACCGAAGCTGTCTTGAAGCAAGCACGTAAGCATAAGCGCACAATTATGGTGGGACGTTCTCATGGTATTCATGCTGAGCCCATTACATTTGGCTTTAAGCTGGCTGTCTGGCTCGAAGAACTGCGTCGTCATAAAATAAGACTTGAGCAAGCCATTGAAATGATCTCAGTAGGTCAGATGAGTGGACCTGTTGGTACTTTTTCTAATATTTCTCCCGAAGTAGAAACGCGCGCTCTCAAAATTTTGAATCTCACACCAGCGCCAATTACAACCCAGGTGATACAACGAGACAGACACGCTCAGTTTGTTACAACGCTGGCTTTGATAGCTGCTTCATTAGAAAAGTTCTCAATTGAATTGCGCCATTTACAACGTACCGATGTGCTGGAAGCAGAAGAACCTTTTCATGCTGGTCAAAAAGGCTCATCTGCCATGCCTCACAAACGTAATCCAGTTTCTACAGAAAACATCAGCGGTCTAGCTCGCGTAATCAGAGGTAATGCCATGGCTGCCATGGAAAACGTCGCCCTCTGGCATGAGCGCGATATCTCCCATAGTTCAGTAGAGCGCATCATTTTGCCTGACTCCACAATCTTGCTTGACTATATGCTCAATCGTTTTACACAAGTCATGGAAGGGCTCAATGCTTATCCAGATAATATGCGCGCCAATATGGATGTCTTTGGTGGCGTGATTTTTAGTCAATCAGTTTTGCTCAAATTGATTGATAAAGGATTGACTCGTGAAGCTGCTTACAAGCTTGTGCAGGAAAACGCCATGAAAGCCTGGAATGTCAAAGGCGGAGACTTTAAAGGCAACCTCATGGCTGACAAAAATGTGCGAGAGCATTTGAGCGAGAGCGAGATCTCTGGTTGTTTTGATCCTGAGGCGTACCTCAAAAACATCGATCAGATCTTTGATCGCGTTGGTGTCTAA
- a CDS encoding multicopper oxidase domain-containing protein: protein MSGRFTIARATVLLLASMLAGSFNACQAQFTEMDDLAAEQAKEKLELQDMKREMNSVKGEVNDAIRSMSELTSRQNNLQMTNMAAKEIHLFAKESDLDVGGGAIARSLTYNGAIPGPEIHVQEGEPLKVILHNELKVPTSLHFHGLDLPQSIDGLPRAGTAPDKDGVSTVKPERYLRPGESFAYQFIPQVQTTAYYHPQVMHLSQRQSGMYGALIVHTRLPGHVVSEDRVLFISKMTVSSKASATSPAKERSVYLVNGKTAPFIPALTVRAGQRVRLRVFNLTEEDVPLHLSGHRFEVVAESGSDPLEPHVVRDTVNIKAADRVDLEFNTNNPGVWSLASEKISQITGEGGKFPAGIAIVVKYKN from the coding sequence ATGTCAGGGCGCTTTACTATAGCCAGAGCCACTGTGCTTTTGCTAGCCTCCATGCTGGCAGGTAGTTTTAATGCCTGCCAGGCTCAATTTACCGAGATGGATGATCTAGCGGCAGAACAAGCCAAAGAAAAACTTGAGCTGCAAGATATGAAGCGCGAGATGAACTCAGTAAAAGGCGAAGTCAACGATGCTATTCGCTCCATGAGCGAACTGACCAGTCGCCAGAATAATCTACAAATGACCAACATGGCAGCCAAAGAAATCCATCTCTTTGCTAAAGAGAGCGATTTAGATGTTGGTGGCGGTGCTATTGCCAGATCCCTGACCTATAACGGTGCCATACCAGGACCCGAGATCCATGTACAAGAAGGCGAACCGCTTAAGGTAATCCTGCACAATGAACTAAAAGTACCAACATCACTGCACTTCCATGGTCTGGACTTACCACAGAGTATCGATGGTTTACCCAGGGCAGGCACTGCCCCAGACAAAGATGGCGTTAGCACAGTCAAACCTGAGCGCTATTTGAGACCGGGTGAGAGCTTTGCTTATCAATTTATTCCGCAGGTCCAAACCACCGCTTATTATCACCCTCAAGTGATGCATTTATCGCAGCGCCAGTCAGGCATGTACGGTGCTCTCATCGTCCATACGCGTTTACCCGGTCATGTGGTGAGCGAGGACCGCGTGCTTTTTATCAGCAAAATGACAGTTAGCTCAAAAGCATCGGCGACAAGCCCAGCTAAAGAGCGCTCAGTCTATCTGGTCAATGGCAAAACCGCACCCTTTATACCAGCTCTCACAGTGCGCGCCGGTCAAAGAGTGAGACTGAGAGTCTTTAACTTGACCGAAGAAGACGTGCCCTTGCACCTCTCTGGTCACCGCTTTGAAGTTGTGGCTGAAAGCGGCTCAGATCCACTGGAACCCCACGTGGTACGGGACACAGTCAACATCAAAGCAGCTGACAGAGTGGACTTAGAATTCAACACCAATAATCCGGGGGTGTGGTCTCTAGCCTCCGAAAAAATCTCTCAAATAACGGGAGAAGGCGGCAAATTCCCCGCTGGTATTGCCATTGTCGTTAAGTATAAAAACTAG
- a CDS encoding matrixin family metalloprotease has product MIRSTKQLVFLLTSLVLASARPALSQDSGLSFPELLFLIEKRLNLPPQTNAPLLWRVDRAETTAYGSTRGGPLSVRLSNLQGFINSSQTPAMTQPTTPYLLQQNATTPPSALSAPPATPAQPAQTVLDAGTNKLSTQGQPGFTAASINTPVPLTDDKINKIQSLVKEAQVNKIVPVPNTFPPHFFRVTPAGEPLPVTDYLDSVLSASKNRIFRFNSMPIPVYITPLADASLVRAARESFFDWESRGAKVKFVEVNSEKQARIKVVWSRLGNSSDGNDCTLGAHTITKWTKHPPGQLSIVSISAIPVPIYIPRLGAKYSVPPQVIEVNLDLIYSKMPEQRYLLCKNILAHELGHALGLLGHSPDKGDLMYSVTDEYSRLSQRDLNTLQKLYERKVDVPL; this is encoded by the coding sequence ATGATTCGTTCAACTAAGCAGCTTGTCTTTTTACTTACTTCCCTTGTTTTAGCCTCGGCACGTCCTGCGCTAAGCCAGGATAGTGGACTGAGCTTTCCGGAGTTACTGTTTTTAATCGAAAAACGCCTCAACCTACCACCTCAAACTAACGCGCCCTTGCTCTGGCGTGTCGATAGAGCTGAGACCACCGCCTACGGCAGTACCAGAGGTGGCCCACTGAGTGTGCGTTTGAGCAATTTGCAGGGTTTTATAAATAGTAGCCAGACCCCGGCAATGACACAGCCCACGACTCCCTACTTGCTACAACAAAACGCCACAACGCCACCATCAGCATTATCAGCACCACCGGCAACACCAGCACAACCAGCTCAGACTGTTCTGGATGCTGGCACAAACAAACTTTCGACCCAGGGTCAACCGGGCTTTACAGCCGCTTCTATCAATACACCAGTGCCACTCACAGACGACAAAATCAACAAAATTCAGAGTCTGGTCAAAGAAGCTCAGGTAAACAAAATCGTTCCCGTACCGAATACTTTTCCTCCTCATTTTTTTAGAGTGACACCAGCCGGAGAGCCGCTACCAGTAACCGATTATCTCGATAGCGTTTTAAGTGCTAGCAAAAACCGCATCTTTAGGTTTAACAGCATGCCCATCCCTGTATATATCACCCCTCTAGCCGATGCCAGCCTTGTGCGTGCAGCTAGAGAGAGTTTTTTTGATTGGGAATCAAGAGGTGCAAAGGTCAAATTTGTCGAGGTCAATAGCGAAAAACAAGCTCGCATCAAAGTAGTCTGGAGCAGACTGGGCAATAGCAGTGATGGTAATGACTGTACTTTAGGAGCTCACACTATCACCAAGTGGACAAAGCATCCTCCCGGGCAACTCTCCATTGTCTCAATTAGCGCTATTCCCGTCCCTATCTATATCCCAAGACTTGGTGCCAAATATTCAGTGCCACCACAGGTGATAGAAGTAAATCTAGATTTGATTTACAGCAAAATGCCAGAGCAACGTTATTTGCTTTGCAAAAATATCCTCGCCCATGAGCTTGGTCATGCCCTGGGACTGCTCGGTCATAGCCCGGATAAAGGCGACTTGATGTACAGCGTCACCGACGAATATTCACGTCTCAGTCAAAGAGACTTGAATACTCTGCAAAAATTATATGAGCGCAAAGTCGACGTACCGCTCTAA
- the speD gene encoding adenosylmethionine decarboxylase, with the protein MFGPHLILEAYGCPKDSLADMGVLSSVLDAYPAKLDMTKIMPPYVFTYHGTVEDDWGVSGIVLIAESHISIHTFPDKGFVTLDIFSCRDFDVDAAIDYFCEKFKPESFDKQILMRGREFPRSMPKAAEIVASERTRLAAV; encoded by the coding sequence ATGTTTGGACCACACTTAATTCTCGAAGCTTACGGCTGCCCTAAAGACTCCCTGGCCGACATGGGTGTTTTGAGTTCAGTCTTAGATGCTTATCCAGCTAAGCTCGATATGACCAAGATTATGCCTCCCTACGTCTTTACCTACCATGGTACGGTTGAAGATGATTGGGGCGTAAGCGGTATTGTGCTCATTGCCGAGTCGCATATTTCGATTCACACATTCCCTGATAAGGGTTTTGTCACGCTCGATATTTTCTCCTGCCGTGATTTTGATGTGGATGCAGCTATCGATTACTTCTGCGAAAAATTCAAACCAGAAAGTTTCGACAAGCAAATCCTCATGCGCGGTCGGGAATTCCCTCGCAGCATGCCAAAGGCCGCAGAGATTGTTGCCTCCGAGAGAACAAGACTGGCTGCAGTCTAA
- a CDS encoding universal stress protein, whose product MNILIAIDVAQSNNKDTSVAACELLDVKSLGLMLPLKGSDITLLYVREELPSFEAVLKAQADFPEDLNHVVERRATAVLDTIKDSLTACGANVKVEIAGGFPAQVIEDAAKISKCEFVVITQSKHHDSIFLSRVSHHVARHSPVSTIILRKQEQAPDTVVVGLDGSTNCLQNILKVLAGLALDKTKTALHLTYVVNVSKLIASVTPFAFVSAMQENMMMEGEIYLADAQKQLSELGYKNINLHLKAGRPDKEIISLQEEEDASIIVISAQGGGAIKHFLMGHICERVISQAEVTTIVARA is encoded by the coding sequence ATGAACATATTAATTGCCATCGACGTAGCTCAAAGCAATAACAAAGACACAAGCGTTGCCGCTTGCGAGCTTTTGGACGTGAAGAGCCTGGGTCTTATGCTGCCACTCAAGGGCAGTGATATCACCCTGCTGTATGTGCGTGAAGAATTGCCCTCCTTTGAAGCAGTGCTCAAGGCCCAGGCTGATTTTCCCGAAGATTTAAATCATGTAGTCGAAAGACGTGCTACAGCAGTCCTCGATACCATAAAAGATTCACTCACCGCCTGTGGCGCCAATGTCAAAGTTGAAATCGCCGGTGGATTTCCTGCCCAGGTCATTGAAGACGCAGCCAAAATAAGCAAGTGCGAGTTTGTTGTGATTACTCAGAGCAAACATCATGACTCCATCTTTTTATCGCGTGTCAGCCACCATGTAGCCAGACACAGTCCAGTTAGTACCATCATCCTGCGCAAACAAGAACAGGCACCAGATACAGTTGTAGTAGGACTGGATGGCTCTACCAATTGTTTGCAAAACATCCTCAAAGTGCTGGCTGGACTGGCTCTTGATAAAACAAAAACAGCACTGCATCTGACTTATGTCGTCAATGTCTCTAAGTTGATTGCATCTGTCACACCATTTGCCTTTGTCAGCGCCATGCAAGAAAACATGATGATGGAAGGCGAGATTTATTTAGCTGATGCCCAAAAGCAGCTCAGTGAGCTGGGTTACAAAAACATCAATTTGCATCTCAAAGCAGGCCGTCCCGATAAGGAAATCATCAGCTTGCAAGAAGAGGAAGATGCATCGATTATCGTAATTAGCGCCCAGGGCGGAGGAGCAATCAAACACTTCTTGATGGGTCATATCTGCGAGCGTGTGATTTCGCAGGCAGAAGTGACTACCATCGTCGCCAGAGCCTGA
- a CDS encoding RNA polymerase sigma factor has product MTAPKSDRELIVEVLKGDTRAFEPLVQRYQSLVASVILRIVQDQEAVRDLTQDCFVKAYRNIKSYQLDRPFKTWLLTIANNSAIDYLRAKKPALSLESLLEEEPHLEPGQSAQSESQLETELTMEELARALDQIPVRYRQAFILRYQFDLSYQDIAQVMHESEANVRNLLFRAKSSLRKLIADSALGLYQSEGIQL; this is encoded by the coding sequence ATGACAGCCCCCAAAAGCGATCGAGAGCTGATAGTGGAGGTACTCAAAGGTGATACCAGAGCCTTTGAACCTCTAGTGCAGCGCTATCAGTCTCTGGTCGCCAGCGTGATACTACGCATAGTGCAAGATCAAGAAGCGGTAAGAGATCTCACTCAAGATTGTTTTGTTAAAGCCTATCGCAATATCAAAAGCTACCAACTGGATAGACCTTTTAAGACCTGGCTTTTGACCATTGCCAATAACAGCGCTATCGATTACTTGAGAGCCAAAAAGCCGGCCCTCTCCCTTGAATCTTTACTGGAGGAGGAGCCGCATCTGGAGCCAGGTCAAAGTGCTCAAAGTGAATCCCAACTAGAAACAGAACTTACCATGGAAGAGCTTGCCCGGGCACTCGATCAAATACCAGTGCGTTACCGCCAGGCTTTTATTTTGCGTTACCAGTTTGACCTCAGCTACCAGGACATTGCTCAAGTGATGCACGAGAGCGAAGCAAATGTCCGCAATTTACTTTTTAGAGCCAAAAGCAGTCTGCGCAAATTAATAGCAGACAGCGCCCTGGGGCTCTACCAATCAGAGGGGATACAACTATGA
- the aroA gene encoding 3-phosphoshikimate 1-carboxyvinyltransferase: MSDMAANKLSSLKKPRLSGSLRPPGDKSITHRALIFAALVKGYVQIKGALQSFDTVTTVNAMRKLGLDISPLESDPTALRVASPGLTRMARTHITEEIDCGNSGTTMRLLSGLVCSLNGSQFAFDGDESLQKRDMSRVLTLVGSMGAKVDYLAELGYAPFVVRGGSLRGGEFVLPVSSAQVCTSLLLAGLKAAGVTTVSTPYQVRDHSVRLLKFMGVDITADELKCSVKPLAKDLPGTTITVPGDLSSAAFFMVAAAILPGSKITMQGVGLNPGRTLVIDVLREMGVPIVIANESEICGEPVGDVTVVGPDSLAAVTIPAASVARGIDELPLLTLAFVFAQGRSAILGAQELKTKESNRLASIFNNLSEAGAKVESFADSIFVEGEGVLPGGSHWTTLNDHRLAMTGLIANLASEQPILPDNLSSIGVSYPQFEKDLASLVVSN, from the coding sequence ATGTCAGATATGGCGGCTAACAAGCTTTCATCCTTAAAAAAGCCTCGTCTATCGGGCAGTTTGAGACCGCCCGGTGATAAGTCTATAACTCATCGCGCCTTGATTTTTGCCGCTCTTGTCAAAGGTTATGTGCAAATCAAAGGAGCTCTCCAGTCTTTTGATACTGTCACTACAGTAAACGCCATGCGTAAGCTTGGTCTCGATATATCTCCCCTCGAAAGCGATCCTACCGCCCTGAGGGTAGCCAGTCCCGGGCTCACTAGGATGGCGCGCACACATATCACCGAAGAAATAGACTGCGGCAATAGTGGCACCACTATGCGGCTTCTGTCCGGTCTGGTATGCAGTCTCAACGGCTCACAATTTGCTTTTGATGGCGATGAATCGCTGCAAAAGCGCGATATGTCTAGAGTTTTGACATTGGTTGGCAGTATGGGTGCCAAAGTTGATTATCTCGCCGAGCTTGGCTATGCGCCATTTGTTGTTAGAGGCGGCAGCTTACGAGGTGGTGAATTTGTTTTGCCAGTTAGCTCAGCGCAAGTATGCACATCGCTGCTCCTGGCTGGATTAAAAGCCGCAGGTGTAACTACAGTGTCGACACCATATCAGGTGCGTGATCACAGTGTGCGCCTGCTCAAATTTATGGGTGTGGATATCACGGCCGATGAGCTTAAATGCTCGGTCAAGCCCCTGGCTAAGGACTTACCAGGTACAACAATCACAGTACCCGGTGACCTTTCTTCTGCTGCCTTTTTTATGGTAGCTGCCGCCATTTTGCCCGGTAGCAAAATCACCATGCAAGGTGTCGGCCTCAATCCCGGACGTACACTTGTGATAGATGTATTGCGCGAAATGGGCGTGCCGATTGTCATAGCCAACGAGAGCGAGATTTGCGGCGAACCAGTTGGTGACGTGACGGTAGTTGGTCCCGATAGTCTTGCTGCTGTCACTATCCCGGCTGCTTCGGTTGCGCGGGGTATCGATGAATTGCCCCTTTTGACTCTGGCTTTTGTTTTTGCACAGGGGCGGTCTGCCATATTGGGAGCGCAAGAACTCAAGACCAAAGAGTCCAACCGGCTCGCGTCTATTTTTAATAATCTCAGTGAGGCTGGCGCTAAGGTCGAGTCTTTTGCCGATAGCATATTTGTCGAGGGTGAAGGAGTTTTGCCCGGTGGAAGCCACTGGACCACTCTCAATGATCACAGACTGGCCATGACCGGTCTTATTGCCAATCTGGCATCGGAACAACCGATTTTGCCTGATAACTTGAGTTCTATTGGTGTTAGCTATCCCCAATTCGAAAAGGATCTAGCCAGTCTGGTTGTATCCAATTAG
- the aroC gene encoding chorismate synthase: MLRLLTGGESHGPKLVSILDGMPAGLEVDIDFINSELKKRQGGFGRSGRQKIEDDKIIIVGGVRWGKTTGAPIAYEIQNNDSANWLTVMSVSALPLQNLTESQRKQIADKKINRFRPGHADFAGTVKYRLTDIRDVLERASARETASRVAAGAFAQLLLQQLGITVLSQVVAIGSVNGPCSNEQVEHEAISALQEQINQSRVYCADAALSAKMEAEITQALKDGDSLGGQVQVKVLNVPPGLGSSHQWDRRLDGLLAQALLSIQSAKAIAIGDGVDSSGLPGSKVHDAIGRKESGDASCFYVERVSNHAGGIEGGMTNGEPVVTTVYFKPIPTLKKGLPSLSYPQLAGDFAHYERSDVCAVPAASVVAKAMVSLTMANAFIDKFACDTMTDLKQSVQTYKTYVRELTKGKVEDAS, encoded by the coding sequence TTGCTTAGACTTTTAACTGGTGGCGAGTCCCACGGACCCAAACTGGTCTCGATACTGGACGGCATGCCAGCCGGTCTCGAAGTCGACATCGATTTTATCAATAGCGAGCTAAAGAAGCGCCAGGGCGGATTTGGGCGCAGCGGCAGACAAAAAATAGAAGACGACAAAATCATTATTGTGGGCGGTGTGCGCTGGGGTAAAACCACTGGCGCACCGATTGCTTACGAAATTCAAAACAATGACTCCGCCAACTGGCTGACTGTCATGAGTGTCTCGGCTCTGCCGCTGCAAAACCTGACCGAAAGCCAGCGCAAGCAGATTGCTGACAAAAAAATCAATCGATTTAGACCGGGACATGCCGATTTTGCTGGTACGGTGAAGTACAGACTGACCGATATTAGAGACGTACTAGAAAGAGCCAGCGCCAGAGAAACCGCCAGCCGGGTGGCGGCAGGCGCCTTTGCCCAGCTGCTCTTGCAGCAACTAGGTATCACAGTTTTGAGCCAGGTTGTGGCAATTGGCTCAGTGAACGGACCTTGCTCAAATGAGCAGGTCGAGCACGAGGCAATTAGCGCGCTGCAAGAGCAAATTAATCAATCCCGCGTCTACTGCGCCGATGCCGCACTATCTGCAAAAATGGAAGCCGAAATCACCCAGGCTCTAAAAGATGGGGACAGCCTCGGCGGTCAAGTCCAAGTCAAGGTCCTCAATGTCCCGCCCGGACTTGGCAGCTCACACCAGTGGGACCGCCGCCTCGACGGACTACTGGCTCAAGCACTTTTGAGCATCCAGTCAGCCAAAGCAATTGCTATTGGCGATGGCGTCGATAGCTCCGGCTTGCCCGGCTCCAAAGTACATGATGCCATCGGGCGCAAAGAGAGTGGCGATGCCAGCTGCTTCTATGTCGAGCGGGTGAGCAATCATGCTGGCGGTATTGAGGGCGGCATGACCAACGGCGAGCCCGTGGTGACAACTGTATATTTCAAGCCTATACCAACCCTCAAAAAAGGCTTGCCTTCTTTGAGCTATCCCCAGCTGGCTGGTGACTTTGCCCACTATGAACGCTCAGACGTTTGTGCTGTGCCGGCAGCTTCTGTTGTAGCTAAGGCAATGGTATCCTTGACCATGGCTAATGCATTTATTGACAAGTTTGCCTGCGACACTATGACCGATTTAAAACAGTCCGTGCAAACCTACAAAACATATGTCCGAGAGCTTACGAAAGGGAAGGTAGAGGATGCGTCATAA